From Humibacter ginsenosidimutans, a single genomic window includes:
- a CDS encoding aspartate ammonia-lyase: MSPPQGWEAASGDYRTETDSLGERRIPADAYWGVHTSRALENFPIAHRPISVYSTFIDALAMVKLAAVRANIEIGAIDPHKGRLIEQACLELLEGRLHDQFVVGIIQGGAGTSTNMNANEVIANRALELGGWQKGDYAHIHPIDDVNRSQSTNDTYPTAVKIALSLLLRSLLDELWALRESFSRKGVEFKNVLKVGRTQLQDAVPMTLGQEFHGFATTLGEDYERLKETIWLLSEINLGATAIGTGITADPRYAASAVHHLNLITGLDLESAPDLIESTSDAGAFMSFSGALKRSAVKLSKICNDLRLLSSGPQAGLGEINLPPRQAGSSIMPGKVNPVIPEVVNQVAFSIIGADATVTAAAEGGQLQLNAFEPVIANFLLQSITWLRQACLTLRVNCIDGITANTERLETMVGSNVGVITALTPHIGYAASAALAKTALLTNRSVADLVVEAGLMPRDRVMKLLSPARLSGIETITTSIPVVPDHHGNPDARL, from the coding sequence ATGTCCCCGCCGCAAGGTTGGGAGGCCGCATCAGGTGATTACCGCACCGAGACGGACTCCCTGGGGGAGCGTCGAATTCCCGCAGACGCGTACTGGGGTGTACACACCTCTCGCGCTCTCGAGAACTTCCCGATCGCTCACCGTCCCATCTCGGTGTATTCGACCTTCATCGACGCCCTGGCGATGGTGAAGCTCGCCGCCGTGCGGGCGAACATCGAGATCGGCGCCATCGACCCGCACAAGGGGCGGCTCATCGAGCAGGCCTGCCTCGAGCTGCTCGAAGGCAGGCTGCACGACCAGTTCGTGGTGGGCATCATCCAGGGCGGTGCCGGCACCTCCACCAACATGAACGCGAACGAGGTGATCGCCAACCGCGCCCTCGAACTGGGCGGTTGGCAGAAGGGCGACTACGCCCACATCCACCCGATCGACGACGTCAACCGCAGCCAGAGCACCAACGACACGTACCCGACGGCGGTGAAGATCGCGCTGTCTCTGCTGCTTCGTTCCCTGCTCGACGAGCTGTGGGCGCTGCGCGAGTCGTTCTCGCGCAAGGGCGTCGAGTTCAAGAACGTGCTCAAGGTCGGCAGAACGCAGCTGCAGGATGCCGTGCCCATGACGTTGGGACAGGAGTTCCACGGTTTCGCGACCACGCTCGGCGAGGACTACGAGCGTCTCAAGGAGACCATCTGGCTGCTGTCGGAGATCAACCTCGGCGCCACCGCCATCGGCACCGGCATCACCGCCGACCCGCGCTACGCGGCGTCGGCTGTGCACCACCTCAACCTCATCACGGGCCTCGATCTCGAGAGCGCCCCCGACCTCATCGAGTCGACGAGCGATGCCGGGGCGTTCATGTCGTTCTCCGGGGCGCTCAAGCGCAGCGCGGTGAAGCTGTCGAAGATCTGCAACGACCTGCGCCTGCTCTCGAGCGGACCGCAGGCGGGCCTCGGCGAGATCAACCTTCCGCCGCGCCAGGCCGGCTCCAGCATCATGCCTGGCAAGGTGAACCCGGTCATCCCTGAGGTCGTCAACCAGGTGGCGTTCAGCATCATCGGGGCGGATGCCACGGTCACCGCCGCCGCCGAGGGCGGCCAGCTGCAGCTCAACGCGTTCGAGCCGGTGATCGCGAACTTCCTCCTGCAGTCCATCACCTGGCTTCGTCAGGCGTGCCTGACGTTGCGCGTGAACTGCATCGACGGCATCACGGCCAACACGGAACGTCTCGAGACGATGGTCGGCTCCAACGTCGGCGTGATCACCGCGCTGACCCCGCACATCGGCTACGCGGCTTCCGCCGCACTCGCCAAGACGGCACTGCTGACCAACCGCAGCGTCGCGGACCTCGTGGTCGAGGCCGGCCTCATGCCGAGAGACAGGGTCATGAAGCTGCTCTCGCCCGCGCGACTGAGCGGCATCGAGACCATCACGACGTCGATCCCCGTGGTGCCGGACCACCACGGCAACCCCGACGCCCGGCTCTGA
- a CDS encoding aldehyde dehydrogenase family protein, which yields MTSDDIAGIVAERRRAFEAGITKPLAWRRQQLNGIRRMLEDHSAEFEAAVAADLHRNPTETQLADVNVVLSEVAHALRHLKSWAAPKRASLPLALQPAKGWVVREPLGVALVIAPWNYPIQLLLGPVVAAIAAGNAVVMKPSELAPATSAVFAKLVPDYLDARAVAVVEGAVEETTALLAKRFDHIFYTGGARVGRIVAEAAAKHLTPITLELGGKSPVYVDDSVHLETAARRIAWGKYFNAGQTCVAPDYLLGTREVLDAVVPLIEKAVREFYGSDPQASGDYARIVNPGRFDALAGMLGDGTAVLGG from the coding sequence ATGACTTCTGACGACATCGCCGGCATCGTGGCCGAGCGACGCCGGGCCTTCGAGGCCGGCATCACCAAGCCGCTGGCTTGGCGCAGGCAGCAACTGAACGGCATCCGCCGCATGCTCGAAGACCACAGCGCCGAGTTCGAGGCGGCCGTCGCGGCCGACCTGCACCGCAACCCCACGGAGACGCAGCTGGCCGACGTCAACGTCGTGCTGAGCGAGGTGGCGCACGCCCTGCGCCACCTCAAGTCGTGGGCCGCCCCGAAACGGGCATCGCTGCCCCTTGCGCTGCAGCCGGCGAAGGGCTGGGTCGTGCGCGAGCCGCTCGGCGTCGCGCTCGTCATCGCACCGTGGAACTATCCCATCCAGCTGCTGCTCGGTCCCGTCGTGGCGGCCATCGCGGCGGGCAACGCCGTCGTGATGAAGCCCAGCGAGCTCGCCCCGGCCACGTCGGCGGTGTTCGCGAAGCTCGTGCCCGACTATCTGGATGCCCGTGCCGTCGCCGTCGTCGAGGGTGCCGTCGAGGAGACCACGGCTCTGCTCGCCAAGCGCTTCGACCACATCTTCTACACGGGCGGTGCGCGGGTCGGCCGCATCGTCGCCGAGGCGGCGGCGAAGCACCTCACGCCCATCACGCTGGAGCTGGGTGGCAAGTCACCGGTCTACGTCGACGACTCCGTCCACCTCGAGACGGCTGCCCGCCGCATCGCGTGGGGCAAGTACTTCAACGCCGGCCAGACCTGCGTGGCTCCCGACTACCTGCTGGGCACTCGCGAGGTGCTGGATGCCGTCGTGCCGCTCATCGAGAAGGCCGTGCGCGAGTTCTACGGGAGCGACCCGCAGGCATCCGGCGACTATGCGCGCATCGTCAACCCGGGACGTTTCGACGCGCTGGCCGGCATGCTCGGCGACGGCACCGCCGTGCTGGGGGGGTAG
- a CDS encoding alpha/beta fold hydrolase: MLTDDDRGAGPRASDDDHARDRAVRADAALGEIEWAQPPEGTIVGRFEAPSGTLAMWSMGDHEHPPVVLVPGVTGSKEDFALLGPLLVQAGYRVVSYDLAGQYESADAGPGAGGGYDYDLFVDDLLAVLASSGAAHLLGYSFAGTVAQLASVRRPDLVRSLTLLTAPPLVGQVFRGVRAIGPLSRVTTAHQDAGLMIWGVVTNKNKVGPKRLRFVRDRFEKTTRESVDGIIALMRRTPDVAAELRALDLPILVATGEHDLWPVQLHAAFAQRLGASLAVYRTGHSPCETAPHQLAYDMLRLFAHAESEAS, encoded by the coding sequence GTGCTGACCGATGACGACCGCGGAGCCGGGCCGCGGGCATCCGACGACGATCACGCACGCGATCGCGCGGTGCGGGCGGATGCCGCGCTCGGCGAGATCGAGTGGGCGCAGCCGCCCGAAGGCACGATCGTCGGCCGGTTCGAGGCGCCGAGCGGAACGCTGGCCATGTGGTCGATGGGGGACCACGAGCATCCACCCGTCGTGCTCGTGCCCGGTGTGACGGGGTCGAAGGAAGACTTCGCGCTGCTCGGTCCGCTGCTCGTGCAGGCCGGGTATCGCGTTGTGAGCTACGACCTCGCCGGTCAGTACGAATCGGCGGATGCCGGCCCGGGCGCCGGAGGCGGCTACGACTACGACCTCTTCGTCGACGACCTGCTTGCGGTCCTCGCCTCCAGCGGCGCGGCGCACCTGCTCGGCTACTCGTTCGCGGGAACGGTGGCGCAGCTGGCATCGGTGCGGCGTCCCGACCTGGTGCGCAGTCTCACGCTGCTCACCGCGCCGCCACTCGTCGGCCAGGTCTTTCGCGGTGTGCGCGCGATCGGCCCGCTCAGCAGGGTCACCACTGCACACCAGGACGCCGGCTTGATGATCTGGGGCGTGGTCACCAACAAGAACAAGGTGGGGCCGAAACGGCTGCGATTCGTGCGCGACCGCTTCGAGAAGACCACGCGGGAATCGGTCGACGGCATCATCGCCCTGATGCGCCGCACGCCCGACGTCGCGGCCGAGCTGCGCGCGCTCGACCTTCCGATCCTCGTCGCCACGGGAGAGCACGATCTGTGGCCGGTGCAGCTGCACGCCGCTTTCGCGCAGCGGTTGGGCGCGAGCCTCGCGGTGTACCGCACGGGACACAGCCCGTGCGAGACCGCGCCGCATCAGCTGGCGTACGACATGCTCCGGCTGTTCGCGCACGCCGAGTCCGAGGCATCCTGA
- a CDS encoding aldehyde dehydrogenase family protein, whose amino-acid sequence MRASSTRDVSTRWPACSATAPPCWGGRSDAADKYIEPTVLTDVAEDSRVMSEEIFGPILPVIAVDGLDDAIRRITAGEKPLALYVFSNRDEVRKAFLRRTSSGAVGFNAVMIHQTVGGLPFGGVGESGMGSYHGEYGFVTFSHEKAVLSKPLKPESLAMIFPPYTRRVDSIARGLMRKLS is encoded by the coding sequence ATGCGCGCATCGTCAACCCGGGACGTTTCGACGCGCTGGCCGGCATGCTCGGCGACGGCACCGCCGTGCTGGGGGGGTAGGTCAGACGCCGCCGACAAATACATCGAGCCGACGGTTCTCACCGATGTCGCCGAGGACTCCAGGGTGATGAGCGAGGAGATCTTCGGACCGATCCTTCCCGTGATCGCGGTCGACGGACTCGACGACGCCATCCGCCGCATCACCGCGGGGGAGAAGCCGCTCGCGCTCTACGTGTTCTCGAACCGCGACGAGGTGCGCAAGGCGTTCCTGCGTCGCACCTCGTCGGGCGCCGTCGGGTTCAACGCCGTGATGATCCACCAGACCGTCGGCGGGCTGCCGTTCGGCGGTGTCGGTGAGAGCGGCATGGGCAGCTACCACGGCGAGTACGGCTTCGTCACGTTCAGCCACGAGAAGGCGGTGCTCAGCAAGCCGCTGAAGCCGGAATCGCTGGCGATGATCTTCCCGCCGTACACGCGTCGGGTCGACTCGATCGCCAGGGGTCTCATGCGCAAGCTGTCCTGA
- a CDS encoding glycosyltransferase family 2 protein has product MSTISVVIPSYNDAPMLRECLDRLTTQLRRADEIIVVDNASTDDTADVARSFGARVIVQPVRGIFPAASAGYDAASSDIIARLDADSRPPADWLAHIEAELTVAQEVGVLTGPGEFYDGNPLITWLGENLYLGGYFWFGSLWLDNGPIFGSNFAMRREVWRRVRGSVHSGTRRVHDDLDLSLNLPPDVIVQVDDTLRVGISARPFSTWRGFGRRLGWAFLTFRLNWPQASPWRIRDERERYLRERHADDGNATSTV; this is encoded by the coding sequence GTGTCCACGATCTCCGTGGTGATCCCCTCCTACAACGATGCGCCGATGCTCAGAGAGTGCCTCGATCGGCTGACGACGCAGCTGCGGCGGGCCGACGAGATCATCGTCGTCGACAACGCCAGCACCGACGACACCGCCGACGTCGCGCGGTCGTTCGGCGCACGCGTCATCGTGCAGCCGGTGCGCGGCATCTTCCCCGCCGCGTCGGCGGGCTACGACGCGGCCTCGTCGGACATCATCGCCCGGCTCGACGCCGACTCGAGGCCGCCCGCCGACTGGCTCGCCCACATCGAGGCCGAGCTGACCGTGGCGCAGGAGGTCGGTGTGCTCACCGGCCCCGGCGAGTTCTACGACGGCAATCCGCTCATCACCTGGCTCGGCGAGAACCTCTATCTCGGCGGCTACTTCTGGTTCGGCAGCCTCTGGCTCGACAACGGCCCCATCTTCGGCTCCAACTTCGCGATGCGACGCGAGGTGTGGCGGCGCGTACGAGGCTCGGTGCACAGCGGCACGCGCCGGGTGCACGACGATCTCGACCTCAGCCTCAACCTGCCGCCCGACGTGATCGTGCAGGTCGACGACACGCTCCGCGTCGGCATCTCGGCCAGGCCGTTCTCGACCTGGCGGGGATTCGGACGCCGGCTCGGCTGGGCGTTCCTCACGTTCCGGCTCAACTGGCCGCAGGCCTCGCCGTGGCGCATCAGGGACGAGCGCGAGCGCTACCTGCGCGAGCGTCACGCCGACGACGGCAACGCCACGAGCACGGTCTGA